From a single Mycolicibacterium moriokaense genomic region:
- a CDS encoding flavin-containing monooxygenase encodes MGQGVERLQDDQLVSDYFDVLIIGAGISGIGAAYRIHEKNPHLSYALLERRSRIGGTWDLNRYPGIRSDSDIFTLSYPFEPWTRPENVADGDDIREYLTQTAHKHGIDKHIRFDTRVLSADWDSTTDTWTVSAEHDGEPTTYRCRFLFFGTGYYNYDEPYQPEFPGIEQFSGPVIHPQHWPESLDYAGKKIVVIGSGATAVSMIPTLTEKAGHVTMLQRSPTYMLSTPRINPVVQFLRKVFPKRVGYVAARIYNTFFTVFVYAFARTAPRLARAYVRAYAKRQLPKGYPVDVHFKPRYDPWDQRLCAILDNDFYEVIAAGRLDVVTDQIDHIDEHGVVLRSGHRLDADIIISATGIQLQALGGIALSIDGAEVKPQDRFVYKEHMLEDVPNAAWAVGYINASWTLRVDLTARSVAKLLAYMDSHGYTHAYPHLGGEPMPEKPAWNINAGYVQRSGHVLPKSGTRRPWNVRHNYVLDAIDHRFDRIEESMVFGRATVEAVKSA; translated from the coding sequence ATGGGCCAGGGTGTCGAGCGCTTGCAGGACGATCAGCTGGTGAGCGACTACTTCGATGTGCTGATCATCGGCGCCGGGATATCGGGGATCGGTGCTGCGTACCGCATCCACGAGAAGAACCCGCACCTGAGCTACGCGCTTCTCGAGCGGCGGTCGCGCATCGGCGGCACCTGGGACTTGAACCGCTATCCGGGCATCCGCTCCGACAGCGACATCTTCACGCTGAGCTATCCCTTCGAGCCGTGGACACGGCCGGAGAACGTCGCCGACGGGGACGACATCCGCGAGTACCTGACCCAGACGGCGCACAAGCACGGCATCGACAAGCACATCCGCTTCGACACCCGCGTGCTGTCCGCCGACTGGGACTCGACCACCGACACCTGGACGGTGAGCGCCGAACACGACGGTGAGCCGACCACGTACCGCTGCCGCTTCCTGTTCTTCGGCACCGGCTACTACAACTACGACGAGCCCTACCAACCCGAGTTCCCAGGCATCGAGCAGTTCTCCGGCCCGGTGATCCACCCGCAGCACTGGCCGGAGTCGCTCGACTACGCCGGCAAGAAGATCGTGGTGATCGGCAGCGGCGCGACAGCGGTCAGCATGATCCCCACGCTGACCGAGAAGGCCGGCCACGTCACGATGCTGCAGCGCTCACCGACGTACATGCTGTCGACGCCCCGCATCAATCCCGTGGTGCAGTTCCTGCGCAAGGTGTTCCCCAAGCGTGTCGGCTATGTCGCGGCCAGGATCTACAACACCTTCTTCACGGTGTTCGTCTACGCCTTCGCGCGGACGGCACCGCGACTCGCCAGGGCCTACGTGCGCGCCTACGCGAAACGTCAACTGCCGAAGGGCTATCCGGTCGACGTTCACTTCAAGCCGCGCTACGACCCGTGGGATCAGCGACTGTGCGCGATTCTGGACAACGATTTCTACGAGGTCATCGCCGCGGGCAGGTTGGATGTGGTGACCGACCAGATCGACCACATCGACGAGCACGGCGTCGTGCTGCGTTCGGGACACCGCCTCGACGCCGACATCATCATCAGCGCCACCGGAATTCAGCTGCAGGCGCTCGGCGGTATCGCGTTGAGTATCGACGGTGCGGAGGTCAAGCCGCAGGACCGGTTCGTCTACAAGGAGCACATGCTCGAGGACGTCCCGAACGCCGCGTGGGCCGTCGGCTACATCAACGCGTCGTGGACGCTGCGCGTCGACCTCACCGCGCGCTCGGTGGCGAAGTTGTTGGCGTACATGGATTCCCACGGCTACACACACGCCTATCCGCACCTGGGTGGCGAGCCGATGCCGGAGAAGCCTGCGTGGAACATCAACGCGGGCTACGTGCAGCGCTCCGGACACGTGCTGCCCAAGTCGGGCACCCGTCGTCCGTGGAACGTGCGCCACAACTATGTGCTGGACGCCATCGATCACCGATTCGACCGGATCGAGGAATCGATGGTGTTCGGCCGCGCGACTGTCGAGGCGGTCAAGTCGGCATAG